One genomic window of Kosmotoga olearia TBF 19.5.1 includes the following:
- a CDS encoding DUF1385 domain-containing protein — protein sequence MKKLNVGGQAVIEGVMIKGKRTVVSVRDPDGNIVTKSIEGAVKNRSLFSIWFLRGIIVLYEALYIGTKALGISAEISGEGELTKKDFVVTFIIAFVMAIGMFALGPLLLAQLLVPKSNAGIFALVEGLIRGAFFIAYVWVISLFKDVQRVFQYHGAEHKAVYTYENNEELTVENARKYSTLHPRCGTSFLILTLFFAIIVFAILGAFVELNFLGKFITRIIFIPIVASLTYEFQRLTAKIIKTPFGKILAAPGLLFQRITTKEPDDKQLEVALTAVKESLKDD from the coding sequence ATGAAAAAACTTAACGTTGGTGGACAGGCCGTTATTGAAGGTGTGATGATAAAAGGTAAGAGAACGGTTGTGTCTGTTCGTGACCCTGATGGAAATATCGTTACAAAAAGTATTGAGGGGGCCGTTAAGAACCGGTCCCTCTTTTCTATCTGGTTTCTCAGAGGAATAATTGTTCTTTACGAAGCCCTGTACATAGGCACCAAAGCTCTTGGAATATCCGCTGAGATAAGTGGAGAAGGTGAATTGACTAAAAAGGATTTCGTTGTGACATTCATCATAGCCTTTGTCATGGCTATAGGTATGTTTGCACTGGGGCCTTTGTTGCTGGCTCAACTGCTTGTCCCCAAAAGTAACGCTGGAATTTTTGCCCTGGTAGAGGGACTCATAAGAGGAGCATTTTTCATCGCCTATGTCTGGGTTATTTCGTTGTTCAAAGACGTTCAGAGAGTCTTTCAATATCATGGTGCCGAACATAAGGCGGTTTACACCTACGAAAACAATGAGGAATTAACCGTCGAAAACGCGCGCAAGTATTCAACGCTGCATCCAAGGTGTGGAACGAGTTTTCTGATTTTAACACTCTTTTTCGCCATCATTGTGTTCGCCATTCTTGGAGCTTTTGTAGAGTTGAATTTTCTCGGAAAATTTATAACGAGGATTATTTTCATTCCCATTGTGGCTTCGTTAACCTATGAATTTCAAAGGTTGACAGCAAAAATAATCAAAACCCCCTTTGGTAAAATTCTTGCAGCTCCTGGTTTGTTATTCCAAAGAATAACAACAAAAGAGCCAGATGACAAGCAACTGGAAGTAGCTCTAACCGCTGTGAAAGAATCTCTAAAAGACGATTAA
- a CDS encoding stage V sporulation protein S has product MEVLKVSSKSNPNKVAGAIAGVLSKDDQVELQAIGAGAVNQAVKAVAIASRFLSEKGTEVFMIPGFVEIQIGDEMRTGITLRVVAKKDEAEKTGE; this is encoded by the coding sequence ATGGAGGTTTTGAAAGTCAGTTCTAAATCAAATCCCAACAAAGTTGCTGGTGCTATTGCTGGTGTTCTTTCGAAAGACGATCAGGTCGAACTTCAGGCCATCGGTGCAGGTGCTGTTAATCAGGCAGTCAAAGCGGTGGCAATCGCTTCCAGATTTCTAAGTGAGAAGGGTACGGAAGTCTTTATGATCCCTGGATTTGTAGAAATCCAGATTGGTGACGAAATGAGAACAGGAATTACTTTGAGGGTGGTCGCAAAAAAAGACGAGGCTGAAAAAACAGGCGAATAA
- a CDS encoding 2-oxoacid:acceptor oxidoreductase subunit alpha codes for MGKFVLLQGDEACALGAIKAGCRFFAGYPITPATEIAETMSRELPKVGGTFIQMEDEIASAAAIVGASLAGQKSMTATSGPGFSLMQEVIGYASMTETPVVIVDVQRGGPSTGMPTKPAQGDIMQARWGTHGDHQIIALYPSTVEEVYRYIVTAFNYAEKYRTPVIFLMDEILGHMRESIYLPPDSELISLKRVSEKEIEDDELFHPFKGDDLMLTAPLVEMGKTKFHVSGLVHDESGFPVGAPLDADRLLRRLDHKIRLHADEIVKYDEYMVDDAEILVIAYGSVARSAIRAVRIAREDKINVGLFKPITIWPFPTTRLRQLLKKVSAVIIAEMNLGQIVYEVSRVNRRTNTQIELLSKVNGELISPQEILDVIAKVKSSILDL; via the coding sequence ATGGGTAAATTTGTACTCCTGCAGGGGGATGAAGCCTGTGCACTGGGTGCTATAAAAGCTGGGTGTAGGTTCTTTGCCGGTTATCCCATTACACCCGCAACTGAAATAGCGGAAACCATGTCTAGGGAACTCCCAAAGGTTGGTGGAACCTTCATTCAAATGGAAGATGAAATAGCCAGCGCAGCGGCAATCGTTGGTGCTTCCCTGGCCGGTCAAAAATCAATGACAGCTACAAGCGGGCCTGGCTTTAGCTTAATGCAGGAAGTGATAGGATACGCTTCTATGACCGAAACCCCTGTGGTCATAGTGGATGTTCAGCGCGGTGGCCCTTCAACAGGGATGCCAACAAAACCCGCTCAGGGAGATATCATGCAGGCTCGATGGGGAACACATGGGGATCACCAGATAATCGCTTTGTATCCGTCAACGGTTGAAGAAGTTTATAGATACATAGTTACTGCTTTTAACTACGCAGAAAAATACAGAACTCCAGTCATTTTCCTTATGGACGAGATTCTCGGTCATATGAGAGAAAGTATCTATCTACCACCTGATTCCGAACTTATCTCATTGAAGAGAGTCAGCGAAAAAGAAATAGAAGATGACGAACTTTTCCATCCCTTCAAAGGTGATGATTTAATGCTCACTGCCCCACTTGTCGAAATGGGAAAAACCAAGTTCCATGTATCCGGGCTTGTACACGACGAATCCGGTTTCCCTGTGGGGGCCCCCCTTGATGCCGACAGGCTTTTGCGCAGACTTGACCACAAAATCAGGTTGCACGCTGATGAAATCGTAAAATACGACGAATATATGGTTGATGACGCAGAAATTCTCGTTATTGCTTATGGTTCCGTAGCCAGAAGTGCTATCAGAGCAGTGCGGATTGCCAGAGAAGATAAAATAAACGTCGGTTTATTCAAACCGATTACAATCTGGCCGTTCCCCACAACAAGGTTAAGACAGCTGCTAAAAAAAGTCAGTGCGGTTATAATCGCTGAGATGAATCTCGGTCAAATAGTCTACGAAGTGTCAAGGGTGAACAGAAGAACCAATACGCAAATTGAATTGCTCAGCAAAGTAAATGGTGAGCTGATAAGCCCACAGGAAATACTGGATGTAATCGCCAAAGTTAAGTCCTCCATTCTGGACCTATGA
- a CDS encoding ATP-binding protein: protein MAEKKKYDIIFNHSYCKMCGICYWICPTKTITRGELGKPLVPDPDTCIGCLICENACPDFAINVVEREAVKENG, encoded by the coding sequence ATGGCGGAGAAAAAGAAATATGACATTATTTTCAACCATTCCTATTGTAAGATGTGTGGAATATGTTACTGGATATGTCCAACCAAAACTATCACTCGTGGAGAACTGGGAAAACCACTCGTTCCCGATCCCGACACTTGTATTGGTTGCTTGATATGTGAAAATGCCTGTCCGGATTTCGCGATAAACGTTGTCGAACGTGAGGCGGTGAAAGAGAATGGGTAA
- a CDS encoding sodium ion-translocating decarboxylase subunit beta — MLEAILKFVSSTGFAHISWQNLVMFGIAGALLYIAVAKEAEPLLLIPIAFGMILANIPNEVTGLFDPGMGLMWFIQQGLFKGFYPPLIFLGIGALTDFSFMLANPKTIFLGAAAQVGIFVTFIVARLMGFSFADAASIGIIGGADGPTSIYVASQFNSPYLSIIAIAAYSYIALIPVIQPPIMKLLTTKKERKIKMGMQLRHVSKLERMIFPIASTIIIALLVPKALPLIGMLMLGNFLRECGVAKWLVEAASKYIEYTVIILLCLSVGATAEGRVFLSLNSLKIVGLGAAAFIIATASGIIFAKVMNLFSKHKVNPLIGAAGVSAVPDSARVAQRVAQKDDPTNYILMHAMGPNVAGVIGSAIAAGVFLSIIGV; from the coding sequence ATGCTGGAAGCGATCCTTAAATTCGTTAGCTCAACGGGGTTCGCACATATTTCGTGGCAAAACCTCGTTATGTTTGGAATCGCCGGCGCACTTTTGTACATCGCCGTTGCAAAAGAGGCCGAACCTCTTCTTCTTATCCCCATTGCCTTCGGAATGATTCTGGCCAACATCCCAAACGAGGTAACCGGTCTTTTCGATCCGGGAATGGGACTCATGTGGTTCATTCAACAGGGCCTCTTCAAAGGATTCTATCCCCCTCTTATCTTTCTGGGCATCGGTGCCCTCACAGATTTTTCTTTTATGCTTGCCAATCCAAAGACTATATTCCTCGGCGCAGCAGCCCAGGTGGGAATTTTTGTGACCTTCATAGTTGCAAGATTGATGGGTTTCTCTTTTGCTGACGCCGCGTCAATAGGTATCATCGGTGGTGCTGATGGTCCCACATCGATCTACGTTGCATCCCAATTCAACTCTCCCTATCTTTCGATAATCGCCATCGCTGCATACTCTTACATCGCCCTTATCCCCGTCATACAACCACCGATAATGAAACTTCTTACCACCAAAAAAGAAAGAAAGATAAAGATGGGTATGCAGTTAAGACACGTTTCAAAGCTCGAACGAATGATCTTCCCAATTGCCAGCACGATAATAATCGCGCTACTCGTTCCAAAGGCATTACCTCTTATTGGCATGTTGATGCTGGGAAATTTCCTGCGCGAATGTGGGGTGGCAAAATGGCTGGTAGAAGCGGCTTCCAAGTATATTGAATATACCGTTATAATACTTTTATGTCTCTCAGTTGGCGCGACCGCGGAAGGAAGAGTTTTTTTGTCTTTGAACAGCTTAAAGATTGTTGGGCTGGGAGCAGCGGCTTTTATCATCGCTACTGCTTCTGGTATTATATTCGCGAAGGTGATGAATCTTTTCAGTAAACATAAAGTCAACCCGTTGATAGGTGCAGCCGGGGTATCTGCCGTTCCTGATTCAGCAAGGGTTGCACAGCGTGTGGCACAAAAGGACGATCCAACTAACTATATCTTAATGCACGCTATGGGACCGAATGTAGCTGGAGTAATAGGTTCTGCAATAGCAGCAGGTGTTTTTCTATCCATAATTGGTGTCTAA